A portion of the Paenibacillus marchantiae genome contains these proteins:
- a CDS encoding ABC transporter substrate-binding protein has product MNKKHIYSLLPILLMSLLLIVSGCGKTGINTPSTGSTSNANDTDSSAIETPSTSKDKLSIMLDWYPNAVHSFIYVAQENGYFADQGLDVDIQMPADTNDALKLVAAGKIDLALSYQPQILLARGENIPVRSIAAVVRHPLVHLLTEADGKVKSPKDLEGRTVGYSSIPLYEAMVRTMISQDGGNPDKMNLVDVGFDLIPSLASGQADAIMGGFINHEQLILEKEGHAMKAINPVDYGVPDYYELVLTASDAGIEAKKDQLTRFIKAMQEGQKYVTEHPEDALNILLAHENETSPLDPEIEIKSLNILLPLMNEEGQPFGRQDASSWENVRAWLVQSELIPDSVKAEDAFINLQGE; this is encoded by the coding sequence ATGAATAAAAAGCATATCTATTCCCTGCTCCCCATTCTGCTCATGTCTCTTTTGCTAATCGTCAGCGGATGCGGTAAAACGGGCATCAATACGCCCTCCACAGGCTCAACTTCCAATGCAAACGATACAGACTCATCTGCGATAGAAACGCCATCGACATCCAAAGACAAGCTGTCCATCATGCTCGATTGGTACCCAAATGCAGTGCATTCCTTCATCTATGTTGCTCAGGAGAATGGTTACTTCGCGGATCAAGGTCTGGATGTCGATATCCAGATGCCTGCCGATACGAATGATGCACTCAAACTTGTTGCCGCCGGGAAAATCGATCTTGCACTAAGCTACCAGCCGCAAATTTTGCTCGCGCGTGGGGAGAACATTCCTGTACGTTCGATTGCAGCCGTCGTTCGCCATCCGCTCGTGCATCTGTTGACTGAAGCAGACGGTAAAGTGAAATCGCCAAAAGATCTTGAAGGGAGGACGGTCGGCTATTCCTCAATCCCTTTGTATGAAGCAATGGTGCGTACCATGATCAGCCAGGATGGCGGTAATCCCGACAAGATGAATTTGGTGGATGTGGGATTTGACCTGATCCCTTCCCTGGCTTCCGGGCAGGCAGATGCCATTATGGGTGGTTTTATTAACCATGAACAATTGATTCTGGAAAAGGAAGGCCATGCCATGAAAGCGATCAATCCCGTCGATTACGGCGTACCTGATTATTATGAACTGGTCCTCACTGCAAGTGATGCGGGCATTGAAGCGAAGAAAGATCAGCTTACCCGCTTCATCAAAGCGATGCAGGAAGGACAGAAATATGTAACAGAGCACCCCGAGGACGCGCTGAACATTCTGCTCGCACATGAGAACGAAACGTCTCCACTTGACCCGGAGATCGAAATCAAAAGTCTAAACATTTTACTGCCACTGATGAATGAAGAAGGTCAGCCGTTTGGCAGGCAGGACGCCTCTTCTTGGGAAAATGTACGTGCATGGTTGGTTCAAAGTGAACTGATTCCGGATTCCGTAAAGGCTGAGGATGCTTTTATCAACTTGCAGGGTGAGTAA
- a CDS encoding ABC transporter permease has translation MRDGNLRDSMKHSVRGWLARYGLFLLLMILLLALWEWIVCMGWVPSFIIPAPTAIVRSLYEHHHLLLATHLPATLMEVVVGFGLSIGAGIALATGMHMNRSIEKALYPFIVISQTIPLIALSPVFILWFGYTLWSKVAVVFLIAFFPIVVSTYDGLRKGDPEQRELLLTMGATKWDIFRKLQIPLALPSFFSGLKMSVVYCVVGATIGEWLGGSKGLGYFSRRMSSNMNTDAMFAAIMLLSLLGIALFVLIAWMERRFGTPRHAGRRKAG, from the coding sequence ATGCGAGACGGTAACTTGAGAGATAGCATGAAGCATAGCGTAAGAGGTTGGCTTGCCCGTTATGGTCTGTTTCTTTTGCTCATGATCTTGCTGCTTGCTCTCTGGGAGTGGATTGTGTGTATGGGATGGGTGCCTTCCTTCATCATTCCAGCCCCGACGGCGATTGTCCGTTCGCTGTATGAACATCACCACCTTCTGCTGGCTACACATCTGCCTGCTACCTTGATGGAGGTTGTCGTTGGTTTTGGCTTGTCCATTGGTGCCGGAATTGCACTTGCAACGGGTATGCATATGAATCGGTCGATTGAAAAAGCGTTATATCCCTTCATCGTGATCAGTCAGACGATCCCGCTGATTGCCCTGTCCCCCGTCTTTATCCTGTGGTTTGGCTACACGCTGTGGAGTAAAGTGGCGGTGGTGTTCCTGATCGCGTTTTTCCCAATTGTGGTGAGCACCTACGATGGCCTGCGCAAGGGTGATCCGGAGCAGCGTGAACTGCTGCTGACGATGGGGGCCACCAAGTGGGATATTTTTCGCAAACTCCAGATTCCACTTGCCCTTCCCTCCTTCTTTTCGGGACTGAAAATGTCCGTGGTGTATTGTGTGGTCGGTGCAACGATCGGTGAATGGCTTGGTGGAAGCAAGGGGCTTGGCTACTTCAGCCGCAGAATGTCGAGCAATATGAACACGGATGCGATGTTCGCCGCCATTATGCTATTATCCCTGCTTGGTATCGCGCTGTTTGTACTCATTGCATGGATGGAGAGAAGATTTGGTACACCACGTCATGCAGGTAGAAGAAAAGCTGGATAA
- a CDS encoding ABC transporter ATP-binding protein, with translation MNNKGGRNEMDNDITIHNMSYAFPGKRDSPVLSNVSMRVAKGEFVSLIGSSGSGKSTLFKLLAGLLEPTHGTIEIPWVQEGKRLGQVAYMPQKDLLLSWRTVMGNCMLPSELAAGRQDKIRIRADILAGLDRFGLSGHAHAYPDELSGGMRQRVALLRTLLTGGQLMLLDEPFGALDALTKREMHRWLLELWEGLGKTVLFITHDIEEALLLSDRIILLTPVGQGQQLQDLTVPLPRPRHSDMIYEPALVQMRRLLEEQLHARR, from the coding sequence ATGAATAACAAGGGGGGACGGAACGAGATGGATAACGATATAACCATTCACAACATGAGCTACGCTTTCCCGGGAAAAAGGGATTCCCCCGTGCTCTCCAATGTGTCGATGCGTGTAGCCAAAGGCGAATTCGTCTCGCTCATCGGTTCCAGCGGCTCCGGTAAAAGTACCCTTTTCAAGCTGCTGGCAGGCTTGCTTGAGCCAACACACGGAACCATTGAAATTCCTTGGGTTCAAGAAGGAAAGCGACTGGGGCAGGTGGCCTACATGCCGCAAAAGGACCTCCTATTATCCTGGAGAACCGTCATGGGGAATTGCATGCTTCCCTCTGAACTGGCTGCAGGTCGGCAGGATAAGATAAGGATTCGAGCAGATATCCTGGCTGGCCTCGACAGATTTGGCTTATCCGGCCACGCGCATGCTTACCCGGACGAGCTTTCAGGTGGCATGCGCCAGCGTGTCGCGCTGCTTCGTACTTTGCTGACAGGTGGCCAACTGATGCTGCTGGATGAACCATTCGGCGCACTCGATGCCCTGACCAAACGTGAGATGCATCGCTGGCTGCTGGAGCTCTGGGAAGGCCTGGGCAAAACCGTGTTGTTCATCACACATGACATTGAAGAAGCCCTGCTGCTCAGTGATCGAATTATCCTGTTAACTCCGGTGGGCCAAGGCCAACAGCTGCAGGATCTGACGGTACCTTTGCCACGTCCAAGACATTCGGACATGATCTACGAACCGGCTCTCGTTCAGATGAGACGACTACTGGAGGAACAATTGCATGCGAGACGGTAA
- the hisC gene encoding histidinol-phosphate transaminase, with protein MQSLSPVPSPPVKDLLTQIPAYTPAKSMEQIRRELGLESVDRLAANENPFGSSPLAAEAVRSLSSDLLAQYPDGSSQLLRDKLAERLGVRTSQLVFGSGSFELLTLTAQAYLNPGEESLIPVPSFNWYKGATLLAGGVIHEVPLVNHSLDLEQFRQRINASTRIIWLCNPNNPTGTIFTADALLGLLEHVPSHVVVVLDEAYYEFAESEDYPDTVKLLEQYNNLIILRTFSKIYGLAGLRIGYGIGNESIIEGINRVKLPISLTATSQAAALASLDDHEFVSHCLHYNRQGRETLMQSFDQWNLPYIPSETNFIMIDLLQDSGPITKELLNRGISVRGGAEFGMPTWLRITIGTPEQIARLIGELDSLLHSND; from the coding sequence ATGCAATCCCTTTCACCCGTTCCCTCTCCACCTGTTAAAGACCTTTTAACTCAAATTCCGGCTTATACGCCTGCCAAATCCATGGAACAGATCCGGCGGGAGTTGGGACTGGAAAGTGTGGATCGACTTGCAGCGAACGAGAATCCGTTTGGTTCCTCTCCCCTGGCTGCGGAAGCGGTCAGATCGCTGAGTTCCGATCTTTTGGCTCAATACCCCGACGGTTCCAGCCAACTGCTGCGTGACAAACTTGCGGAACGTCTGGGGGTGCGTACTTCCCAACTGGTATTTGGCAGTGGATCTTTCGAGCTGCTAACCCTTACCGCCCAAGCTTATCTTAATCCCGGGGAGGAATCACTCATTCCGGTGCCCTCCTTTAACTGGTATAAGGGCGCTACGCTGCTGGCAGGCGGGGTCATTCATGAAGTGCCTTTGGTCAACCATTCACTGGACCTGGAGCAATTCCGGCAACGGATCAATGCTTCTACCCGAATTATCTGGCTGTGCAATCCGAATAATCCAACCGGAACCATTTTCACGGCAGATGCCCTACTTGGTTTACTCGAACATGTTCCCTCCCATGTCGTGGTTGTCCTGGACGAAGCGTATTATGAATTCGCGGAAAGTGAAGATTATCCTGATACGGTTAAGCTGCTGGAGCAGTATAATAATCTGATTATTTTGCGGACCTTCTCCAAAATATATGGACTTGCTGGCCTGCGAATTGGATATGGCATCGGGAATGAAAGCATTATTGAAGGCATTAACCGGGTCAAGCTGCCCATCAGTCTGACAGCCACATCCCAAGCCGCTGCTTTGGCCAGCCTGGATGATCATGAATTTGTTTCTCACTGCCTGCACTACAATCGTCAAGGAAGGGAAACGTTAATGCAGTCCTTTGATCAGTGGAACTTACCCTACATCCCTTCCGAAACAAATTTCATCATGATTGATCTGTTGCAGGATAGTGGCCCGATTACCAAAGAATTGTTGAACAGAGGCATCTCTGTCCGCGGCGGTGCCGAATTTGGTATGCCTACCTGGCTTCGGATTACGATTGGCACACCTGAGCAGATTGCCCGTCTGATCGGGGAGCTTGATTCACTGTTACATTCAAACGATTAG
- a CDS encoding ATP-binding cassette domain-containing protein, with protein sequence MSTSQISPFLQVDGVQKSYDQRTILSNINVNVRQGEFVAIVGRSGCGKSTLLRLIAGLEPPSSGSIMLGNRKLGSTAPETRFLFQEARLLPWKSVLDNVRLGIPDKNKEDARQSLRNVGLGEREGDWPGVLSGGQKQRVALARALASHPRLLLLDEPLGALDALTRIEMQQLIERLWVEEDLTVILVTHDVSEAVALADRVLLIEDGHITMDTRITLERPRVRDSGFAHFENLILNRLLTPPQETPQQIAQKQISFSI encoded by the coding sequence ATGAGCACAAGTCAGATCAGTCCTTTTCTTCAAGTAGATGGGGTTCAGAAATCGTATGATCAGCGGACGATTCTATCCAACATCAACGTCAATGTAAGACAAGGGGAATTTGTAGCCATCGTTGGACGAAGCGGCTGTGGCAAAAGTACTTTGCTGCGTCTGATCGCCGGGCTGGAACCCCCCTCTTCCGGGAGCATTATGCTGGGCAACAGAAAGCTTGGCAGTACAGCACCCGAGACACGGTTTCTGTTTCAGGAAGCCCGGCTGCTACCTTGGAAATCCGTGCTCGACAATGTACGACTGGGCATCCCCGACAAGAACAAGGAAGATGCACGCCAGTCGCTTCGCAATGTAGGACTCGGAGAGCGTGAAGGTGATTGGCCGGGGGTATTATCTGGCGGACAAAAACAACGTGTCGCCTTGGCACGGGCACTCGCAAGTCATCCACGCTTACTGCTGCTGGATGAACCGCTGGGTGCATTGGATGCATTGACACGAATTGAGATGCAGCAATTAATCGAACGCTTGTGGGTAGAAGAAGATCTGACTGTCATTCTGGTCACTCATGATGTCAGTGAGGCGGTTGCGCTGGCAGACAGAGTGCTGTTAATCGAGGATGGTCATATAACGATGGATACTCGAATTACGCTGGAGCGGCCACGCGTTCGGGACAGCGGGTTTGCTCATTTTGAAAACCTGATTCTGAATCGTTTGTTGACTCCTCCACAAGAGACACCACAGCAGATTGCTCAGAAACAGATATCATTCTCGATCTAA
- a CDS encoding ABC transporter permease subunit, whose amino-acid sequence MRSKTFNRAWFNQFIPFVVPLLILALWQWLTASGVVAANILPRPAQVLEAFIRLLRNGELLNNISISARRALGGFLIGGGLGFLLGVLNGISSLAEKIADSSVQMIRNIPHLSLIPLVIVWFGIGEEAKLFLVSLGVFFPVYLNTFHGIRSVDPGLIEMGKVYGLSRWSLYKDIILPGALPSILVGIRYALGIMWLTLIVAETVAADAGIGYMAMNAREFMQMDVIVLSILLYALLGKLSDTIAKWLERRWLRWNPALSRK is encoded by the coding sequence GTGCGGTCCAAAACCTTTAACCGGGCATGGTTTAACCAGTTCATTCCTTTTGTTGTACCACTACTCATTCTGGCTCTGTGGCAATGGCTGACTGCATCTGGAGTTGTTGCAGCCAATATTTTGCCCCGGCCCGCTCAGGTACTGGAGGCCTTCATTCGTCTGCTTCGTAACGGTGAACTACTGAACAATATCAGTATTAGCGCCAGACGAGCTTTGGGAGGATTCCTCATTGGTGGGGGTCTCGGTTTCCTGCTGGGTGTGCTGAACGGCATCTCCTCCCTTGCGGAAAAGATCGCCGACTCCTCGGTGCAGATGATCCGCAACATTCCTCATCTGTCCTTGATCCCCCTCGTTATTGTGTGGTTCGGGATCGGTGAAGAAGCAAAATTATTCCTCGTTTCCCTGGGTGTATTCTTTCCGGTATATCTGAATACGTTTCACGGCATACGATCAGTCGATCCCGGTCTGATTGAAATGGGCAAAGTATATGGCCTCAGCCGTTGGTCCCTTTATAAGGACATTATCCTGCCTGGTGCACTGCCTTCCATTCTGGTGGGCATTCGTTATGCACTTGGCATTATGTGGCTGACACTTATCGTAGCCGAGACGGTTGCGGCGGATGCGGGGATTGGATACATGGCGATGAACGCGCGGGAATTCATGCAGATGGACGTAATCGTCTTAAGCATTCTGCTATATGCCCTGCTGGGCAAGCTGTCCGATACCATCGCTAAATGGCTGGAACGGCGCTGGCTGCGCTGGAACCCGGCCCTATCCCGCAAGTAA
- a CDS encoding ABC transporter substrate-binding protein produces the protein MIRPNRHYTLPLTAFLSALLLMLISGCSAGTDNQAAGTGTTPTAASAASNKDVTIRVGQTGWGNLELGLKAAGLDDTPYKVTYNVFQGGNLILEAMAANQLDFGVTSEIPPIFASQAANGGSFKIIAVQQGSTLNQEVVVPKGSSIKSVADLKGKKVAFVKNTTAHYFLLKMLEEAGLTWSDISPVELSTADGLSALISGKVDALASYGNAIISAHQNEATTLASAKDILSGSFLVAASDQAIANAEQKEALADYLERINKFNDWARANKDAWAQITADNTHQPVDQALKTYTDGEAQRPSRIVAISDEAIKSEQDVADTFQQAGIFEQAVDVSTFWSDALQDQLPAPGSQ, from the coding sequence ATGATCCGTCCAAACCGCCATTACACTCTTCCCTTAACTGCCTTTCTGAGCGCGCTTCTGTTGATGCTGATCTCCGGCTGCTCTGCCGGAACTGACAATCAGGCCGCGGGTACAGGCACAACACCGACAGCGGCATCAGCTGCTTCGAATAAAGACGTTACCATTCGTGTTGGTCAGACCGGATGGGGCAATCTCGAATTGGGGCTAAAAGCCGCCGGACTCGATGACACCCCCTATAAAGTCACTTATAACGTATTTCAGGGAGGTAACCTGATCCTTGAAGCGATGGCTGCAAACCAATTGGACTTTGGTGTGACCAGTGAAATTCCGCCCATTTTTGCATCTCAAGCTGCCAATGGTGGAAGCTTCAAGATTATTGCGGTACAACAAGGCAGCACCTTAAATCAGGAGGTCGTTGTTCCCAAAGGTTCATCGATCAAATCGGTTGCTGACCTGAAAGGCAAGAAAGTTGCTTTCGTAAAAAATACAACGGCCCACTATTTCCTGCTCAAAATGCTGGAAGAAGCCGGATTAACCTGGAGTGACATCAGTCCGGTCGAACTTTCAACAGCCGATGGACTCAGCGCCCTGATAAGCGGGAAAGTGGATGCACTTGCCAGTTACGGCAATGCCATCATCTCCGCACATCAGAATGAAGCAACAACGCTCGCCAGCGCCAAAGATATCCTGTCAGGCAGCTTCCTTGTAGCCGCCTCCGATCAGGCTATTGCAAATGCGGAACAGAAAGAGGCCCTTGCCGATTATCTGGAGCGAATCAACAAATTCAATGATTGGGCTCGTGCCAATAAGGATGCGTGGGCTCAAATTACAGCAGACAACACCCACCAGCCCGTGGATCAAGCCCTTAAAACCTACACGGATGGAGAAGCACAACGCCCATCACGTATTGTTGCCATTTCTGACGAGGCCATCAAGTCTGAACAGGACGTAGCGGATACGTTTCAGCAAGCGGGAATTTTTGAGCAGGCAGTCGATGTGAGCACATTCTGGAGTGATGCACTTCAAGATCAACTTCCAGCTCCAGGTAGCCAATAA
- a CDS encoding iron-containing alcohol dehydrogenase family protein gives MITVKAPAVYVHEANILEQSGSRIAQLGQHVLIIAGESALKAVQPYLLPSLEEHKIKFHVQLFHGEVTTGQIDTFTQQAFDLDVDLIIGVGGGKVLDLSKAVAEQAQLPIVTVPTIAATCAAWSALTVLYDEQGKSAGYRPLRRSPDLVLADPRILASAPRRYLAAGIGDTLVKWHEFAVNLSGNATSLTLRNSVSTAKLALDILEAHAIDVYESTDTTGSTPQFRDVADAIIVLAGLVGSISDGSLHAAIAHGLHDSLTKLPETHASLHGEKVAFGLFTQWILEGKAGDELHELITLLHKLNLPITLAELGIQQQPKEAAARIAAGLQLREGSAAHLSFGVSTAQVTEAILQADRIGQTFIESSQSSESSTYTKEVSSL, from the coding sequence ATGATTACTGTTAAGGCACCCGCAGTATATGTACACGAGGCTAACATTCTTGAGCAAAGTGGTTCGCGGATTGCACAGCTTGGGCAGCATGTTCTCATCATCGCCGGTGAGTCTGCATTAAAAGCCGTACAGCCTTACCTTCTTCCTTCATTGGAGGAGCATAAGATCAAGTTCCATGTGCAATTGTTTCACGGTGAGGTTACAACAGGCCAGATTGATACTTTTACGCAGCAAGCTTTCGATCTGGATGTTGATCTGATTATCGGCGTCGGTGGTGGTAAAGTACTCGATCTGTCCAAAGCGGTGGCCGAGCAAGCCCAATTGCCCATTGTAACGGTCCCAACGATTGCCGCAACCTGCGCTGCCTGGTCCGCCTTAACCGTGCTCTATGATGAACAGGGGAAATCTGCAGGATATCGTCCCCTGCGTCGTTCGCCTGATCTCGTTCTGGCTGATCCTCGTATTCTGGCGAGTGCACCAAGGCGATATTTGGCCGCAGGGATCGGTGACACACTCGTAAAATGGCATGAGTTCGCCGTTAATCTAAGTGGCAACGCCACCAGCCTCACTCTCCGAAACAGTGTCAGCACCGCCAAGCTTGCACTCGATATTCTTGAAGCGCACGCCATCGATGTCTATGAATCCACCGATACAACCGGTAGTACACCTCAATTCCGTGATGTTGCCGATGCCATTATTGTGCTCGCAGGCCTTGTAGGCAGCATTAGCGATGGATCACTTCATGCCGCGATTGCTCATGGGCTACATGATAGCCTCACCAAATTACCCGAAACACACGCTTCACTACATGGAGAAAAGGTAGCCTTTGGACTCTTCACCCAGTGGATTCTTGAAGGCAAAGCAGGGGATGAGCTTCATGAGCTGATCACTCTGTTACATAAGCTGAATCTGCCTATCACTCTTGCCGAGCTTGGCATACAACAACAGCCTAAGGAAGCTGCTGCGCGCATTGCAGCAGGACTACAGCTGCGGGAAGGCAGTGCGGCGCATCTCTCCTTCGGAGTTAGTACGGCGCAGGTAACCGAAGCCATTCTTCAGGCAGACCGTATCGGCCAAACATTCATAGAATCCAGTCAGTCCAGTGAAAGCAGTACATACACCAAGGAGGTTTCCTCCCTATGA
- a CDS encoding radical SAM/SPASM domain-containing protein: MKTFKKVYIEITSICNLACSFCPQTKRAKNFIDPEVFNNILDQIKPHTKHIYLHVKGEPLLHPKIDLLLDSAHEKGFKVNITTNGTLLPKTQHKLLGKPALRQMNFSLHSFDGHEGSTDREGYLGNVLSFVREAVKHNVIISFRLWNLTQDNFTNAQMNRNRETLEVLEREFNLDFRIEEKVVPGSGVKIAPNVYLNQDHEFQWPSLDAPEDDGKGFCHALRSQAAVLVDGTVVPCCLDGEGVINLGNVHEKSFSEIVDGERANNLFYGFSKREAVEELCRKCGYRQRFGA, from the coding sequence TTGAAAACGTTCAAGAAAGTATATATTGAGATCACAAGTATATGTAATCTGGCATGCAGCTTCTGTCCACAGACCAAACGTGCCAAAAATTTCATTGACCCTGAAGTCTTCAACAATATATTGGATCAGATCAAACCCCATACCAAACATATTTATTTACATGTCAAAGGTGAGCCGCTGCTTCATCCCAAAATTGATCTGTTACTGGATTCAGCGCATGAGAAGGGATTCAAGGTCAACATTACGACGAACGGTACGCTGCTGCCCAAGACCCAGCACAAACTGCTCGGCAAACCGGCACTGCGTCAGATGAATTTCTCCCTGCACAGCTTTGATGGTCACGAGGGTTCCACAGACCGTGAGGGCTACCTGGGTAATGTATTGTCATTTGTCCGGGAAGCAGTGAAGCACAATGTCATTATTTCATTCCGACTCTGGAATCTGACACAGGATAACTTCACGAATGCGCAGATGAACCGAAACCGGGAGACGCTGGAGGTTCTTGAACGGGAGTTCAATCTGGATTTCCGTATTGAGGAGAAAGTGGTGCCGGGGAGCGGTGTCAAAATTGCCCCGAATGTGTATCTGAATCAGGATCATGAATTCCAGTGGCCGAGTCTGGATGCACCCGAAGATGATGGTAAAGGCTTCTGTCATGCGCTTCGCAGTCAGGCGGCTGTGCTAGTCGATGGAACTGTGGTTCCATGCTGTCTCGATGGTGAGGGTGTCATTAACTTGGGCAACGTTCATGAAAAATCGTTCTCGGAGATTGTGGATGGTGAACGAGCCAACAATCTGTTCTATGGTTTCTCCAAACGGGAAGCCGTGGAGGAATTATGTCGGAAGTGCGGATATCGTCAGCGGTTCGGCGCTTAA
- a CDS encoding pectate lyase: protein MKKVLTLLLSAGLVASLLGAIPAFAAPTVVNSTIIVAKGETFDGKGQTYVANPSTLGDGSQAEDQKPVFRLEAGATLKNVIIGSPAADGVHCYGNCTISNVIWEDVGEDALTLKSAGTVNITGGAAYKAYDKVFQMNAAGTINIKNFRADDIGKLVRQNGGTTFAVNMTLDNSDISNVKDSIMRTDSSTSQGKITNTRYSKVPTLFKGFASGKTSQSGNTQY, encoded by the coding sequence ATGAAAAAAGTGTTGACGTTGCTGCTGTCTGCGGGTCTGGTCGCTTCATTATTAGGTGCAATTCCGGCTTTTGCTGCACCTACTGTTGTAAACTCAACGATTATTGTAGCCAAGGGAGAAACTTTTGATGGCAAAGGCCAAACGTATGTAGCCAACCCTTCCACCCTGGGAGATGGATCTCAAGCGGAAGATCAGAAGCCGGTATTTCGGTTGGAGGCAGGCGCCACGCTCAAAAATGTGATTATCGGTTCACCTGCAGCTGACGGTGTTCATTGTTACGGTAACTGCACAATTTCAAATGTGATTTGGGAGGATGTCGGTGAGGACGCTCTGACTCTGAAATCAGCCGGAACGGTTAACATCACTGGTGGTGCAGCTTACAAGGCCTATGATAAAGTATTTCAAATGAATGCAGCCGGAACGATTAACATTAAAAATTTCCGTGCAGACGATATTGGCAAGCTGGTACGTCAGAATGGCGGAACAACCTTCGCCGTGAACATGACGCTCGACAACTCAGACATTTCCAATGTCAAAGATTCTATTATGCGTACGGACAGCAGTACATCGCAAGGGAAAATTACAAATACCCGTTACTCCAAAGTACCGACCTTGTTTAAAGGCTTTGCATCGGGCAAAACAAGTCAATCCGGGAATACTCAATATTAA
- a CDS encoding ECF transporter S component, with protein sequence MSTAVGSNRLKLTDILVTIVIAVVFGVIYKIWGPTYDLMKPFGVHAEQMIYGMWFMAGTFAFVIIRKPGVAILAEVAASTVSAFLGSEWGMSTLVYGLLQGLGAEIFFAAFLYRRSNLFVTCLAAIGAAAASLVLDYQYGYIDSLTAWNYTLFIGFRFIGSILIAGVFTYYLAKALELTGVTRSLRPVSKQDYEALD encoded by the coding sequence ATGTCAACAGCAGTAGGCAGCAACAGATTGAAGTTAACCGATATTTTGGTAACAATTGTGATTGCGGTAGTCTTTGGGGTGATCTACAAAATATGGGGACCTACATATGATCTGATGAAGCCATTCGGCGTTCATGCGGAGCAGATGATTTACGGCATGTGGTTTATGGCGGGCACCTTTGCCTTTGTAATCATTCGTAAGCCGGGTGTAGCCATTCTGGCTGAAGTTGCGGCATCCACGGTGAGTGCTTTTCTCGGAAGTGAGTGGGGCATGTCGACACTGGTATATGGGCTGCTGCAAGGGCTGGGTGCAGAGATCTTCTTCGCCGCATTTCTGTACCGGAGAAGCAATCTGTTCGTCACCTGCCTCGCGGCTATTGGTGCAGCAGCGGCTTCGCTTGTACTCGATTATCAGTATGGGTACATTGATTCCCTCACAGCTTGGAACTACACGCTGTTTATCGGATTCCGCTTCATTGGAAGTATTCTGATTGCGGGTGTATTCACCTATTATCTCGCCAAAGCGCTGGAGCTTACAGGTGTAACACGATCCCTTAGACCGGTGTCGAAGCAGGATTATGAGGCGTTGGACTAG